In the Helianthus annuus cultivar XRQ/B chromosome 11, HanXRQr2.0-SUNRISE, whole genome shotgun sequence genome, one interval contains:
- the LOC118484033 gene encoding uncharacterized protein LOC118484033 produces MQAFHLHFKHKPDPSHTHSLSFLLRRDHRRSRRQYVDQLRPPPFLHLFLVLLSDLRSFFSDHLRTHPSEIEERERERERESEVREREGTYQRRQRSRRRQERRRRPGGTATVTVLRSVCSQSGSRQRNRRTAAASVGSDDGERCGFGSGSIDTRSSWPPRFRHGQLSFSSVNSSQAGQTWSNNKHGTRATSVFHPTNLLRSSTLG; encoded by the exons ATGCAGGCCTTTCATCTTCATTTTAAACATAAACCTGATCCATCCCACACCCACTCTCTCTCGTTTCTTCTCCGGCGAGACCACCGGCGGAGCCGGCGCCAGTATGTCGACCAGCTGCGCCCCCCCCCCTTTCTTCATCTCTTTCTCGTTCTCCTGTCCGACCTCCGGTCGTTCTTCTCCGACCACTTACGCACACACCCCTCTGAAatcgaagagagagagagagagagagagcgagagagtgaggtgagagagagagaaggaaccTACCAGCGGCGACAGCGGAGCCGGCGACGGCAAGAACGGAGGCGACGGCCAGGGGGAACAGCGACGGTGACGGTGCTCCGGTCGGTTTGTTCTCAGTCCGGTTCtag ACAGCGGAACCGACGCACGGCGGCTGCCAGCGTCGGCAGTGATGATGGTGAACGGTGCGGATTCGGCTCGGGTTCAATCGACACTAGGTCATCTTGGCCACCTCGGTTCCG ACATGGTCAACTCAGCTTCAGTTCGGTCAACAGTAGTCAAGCTGGTCAAACTTGGTCAAACAATAAACACGGGACTCG GGCgacctcggtgttccatcctACTAATCTCTTAcgctcgtcaacacttggataa